Proteins found in one Pantanalinema sp. genomic segment:
- a CDS encoding Ig-like domain-containing protein, with translation MGPQFRSLVFLLVLFWSLSSVTGCAPGDEEGPPVVGVPQATPTPSGEVGGAIGTGDGGTSPTPAPAPAITLWLKVTTDSLFVPPVDGGTPLYPSAFLFVAEASSPSLPITWQSSDTRLATVDPEGRVRAVRPGTVVITARCQDARATASVTVAEKARLSISTQGAPGQTSRVELSVRDDQGQLVASQATSDLTRLGNLTVEAIARDAGGRALAAGRAEGVSLFPNQLRSLAIPLNVPHLDAVASAGPRAVATLTGSGFSQWIKLQGGQQLSYAPSVSADFDGVPATLTVVSDAAARVTVPATLAGASARPFTLSVGGCPVSSTFRLVGAIRIDPFPDTMANLSKRRYTAIAYDTAGQPLSDAELAWEASDKGGGTMTTDGNFMATTPGTSFITVRSGAVTATTSVTVQ, from the coding sequence GTGGGGCCTCAATTTCGCTCGCTGGTCTTCCTGTTGGTGCTGTTCTGGAGCCTTTCTTCGGTGACCGGCTGCGCCCCCGGCGACGAGGAGGGCCCCCCCGTGGTCGGCGTGCCGCAGGCCACCCCCACCCCCTCGGGGGAGGTCGGGGGCGCGATCGGAACGGGGGACGGAGGCACCTCGCCGACTCCGGCTCCGGCCCCTGCGATCACCCTCTGGCTGAAGGTCACGACCGACAGCCTCTTCGTACCGCCGGTGGACGGCGGCACTCCGCTCTACCCGAGCGCCTTCCTGTTCGTCGCGGAGGCGAGCAGCCCCTCGCTGCCCATCACCTGGCAGTCCTCGGACACGCGCCTCGCCACCGTGGACCCGGAGGGTCGGGTGCGCGCCGTACGCCCCGGGACCGTGGTCATCACCGCCCGCTGCCAGGACGCCCGGGCCACGGCCAGCGTCACGGTGGCGGAAAAGGCGCGCTTGTCTATCTCCACGCAGGGTGCGCCCGGGCAGACCAGCCGCGTCGAGTTGAGCGTGCGCGATGACCAAGGGCAACTGGTGGCGAGTCAGGCGACTTCCGACCTCACGCGCCTCGGCAACCTCACGGTCGAGGCCATCGCCCGCGACGCGGGCGGCCGGGCGCTCGCGGCGGGCCGCGCCGAGGGCGTGAGCCTCTTTCCCAACCAGCTGAGGTCCCTTGCGATCCCGCTGAACGTCCCGCACCTCGACGCCGTCGCGAGCGCCGGCCCCCGGGCCGTGGCGACCCTGACGGGCAGCGGCTTCTCGCAGTGGATCAAGCTGCAGGGCGGCCAGCAACTGAGCTACGCTCCGAGCGTGTCCGCCGACTTCGACGGGGTCCCCGCGACGCTCACGGTGGTGAGCGACGCGGCCGCCCGGGTCACGGTCCCGGCCACCCTCGCCGGGGCTTCCGCCCGGCCCTTCACCCTCAGCGTCGGAGGCTGCCCGGTGAGTTCGACCTTCAGGCTGGTGGGGGCGATCCGGATCGACCCCTTCCCGGACACCATGGCGAACCTGAGCAAGCGCCGCTACACCGCGATCGCCTACGACACGGCGGGCCAACCCCTGAGCGACGCCGAGCTCGCCTGGGAGGCGAGCGACAAGGGGGGCGGCACCATGACCACCGACGGCAACTTCATGGCCACCACGCCCGGTACTTCGTTCATCACCGTCCGGTCCGGCGCGGTGACCGCGACCACCTCGGTCACCGTGCAGTAA
- a CDS encoding SUMF1/EgtB/PvdO family nonheme iron enzyme — protein sequence MNTKRLNRMAIALAATLLAACHAAPPGAPSLASGPLLGAANNQVLPAAVSGRVAFPLAPASERQVTAASADVSAYATVSLIDPGTARPMATGLTDAQGTFAIDVDTTFSPVENAHYYLQVIKRAGGTSGNQVSMLTVLKWTKAGWASITNRTGGTGTVVINPTTTAVALIDRDDPATSFDDILGLVSGTTFDSVASVKGNAVPAILSRVAAVTTQLLQDLDPLGDRPLLGAGLLAPGDNGDEAIHHDYAVTKNGQTSTFVWIPLFTAYQLIVPANCGATNAGSPPGAWVKTQPSTGTEGADWARETFGGFYAGKYEASRNDATNAAAGSSGVLKVQASRVPWVSVDWDAAANACLAYDAHCHLMRDDEWTALAVWSMINGVKVYGNNNSRKDADDAGVTFTADPTRAARALTGTGTRAGWTGGTNLTTHTGTTAGVYDLNGNVWEWTATLGAEYGQYLVNDVYLPLNAPTTGERFTAIQTDPQLRRYGVASAVDWVGVAPFHYDYFWIQTDQVAARSYRGGDADDGTYAGIWSISLYGPRTDVGPLVGFRPALRY from the coding sequence ATGAATACCAAGCGCTTGAACCGGATGGCGATCGCCCTGGCCGCGACGCTGCTTGCAGCCTGCCACGCGGCCCCGCCCGGCGCCCCGTCGCTCGCCTCCGGGCCGCTCCTCGGCGCGGCGAACAACCAGGTCCTGCCTGCCGCGGTCTCCGGACGGGTGGCCTTTCCGCTCGCCCCAGCCTCCGAGCGCCAGGTAACGGCCGCGAGCGCCGACGTCTCGGCCTATGCCACCGTCTCTCTGATCGATCCCGGCACGGCCCGCCCCATGGCGACGGGCCTCACCGACGCCCAGGGGACCTTCGCCATCGACGTGGACACCACCTTCAGCCCCGTGGAGAACGCCCACTACTACCTGCAGGTGATCAAGCGCGCCGGGGGGACCAGCGGCAACCAGGTCTCCATGCTCACGGTCCTCAAGTGGACGAAGGCCGGCTGGGCCAGCATCACCAACCGGACGGGCGGCACCGGCACGGTGGTCATCAATCCGACGACCACGGCCGTCGCCCTGATCGACCGCGACGACCCGGCCACCTCCTTCGACGACATCCTCGGGCTGGTCTCCGGCACCACCTTCGACTCGGTCGCTTCGGTCAAGGGCAACGCCGTCCCGGCGATCCTGAGCCGGGTGGCGGCCGTCACCACCCAGCTCCTCCAGGATCTGGACCCGCTGGGCGATCGCCCCCTGCTCGGCGCGGGGCTGCTCGCGCCCGGCGACAACGGCGACGAGGCGATCCACCACGACTATGCGGTGACCAAGAACGGCCAGACGAGCACCTTCGTCTGGATCCCGCTCTTCACGGCCTACCAGCTCATCGTACCGGCGAACTGCGGGGCGACGAACGCGGGCAGCCCGCCGGGGGCCTGGGTCAAGACGCAGCCGAGCACCGGGACCGAGGGCGCCGACTGGGCGCGCGAGACCTTCGGGGGCTTCTACGCCGGCAAGTACGAGGCCTCGCGCAACGATGCGACGAATGCGGCCGCGGGCAGCTCCGGCGTCCTCAAGGTGCAGGCAAGCCGGGTGCCGTGGGTCAGCGTCGACTGGGACGCGGCAGCGAATGCCTGCCTCGCCTACGACGCCCACTGCCACCTGATGCGGGACGACGAGTGGACCGCCCTTGCCGTCTGGTCGATGATCAACGGCGTGAAGGTGTACGGCAACAACAACAGCCGGAAGGACGCCGATGACGCGGGCGTCACCTTCACCGCCGACCCGACCCGGGCGGCTCGGGCCCTGACGGGGACGGGCACCCGGGCGGGCTGGACCGGGGGCACCAACCTGACGACGCACACCGGGACCACCGCCGGGGTGTACGACCTCAACGGCAACGTCTGGGAATGGACGGCGACCCTCGGGGCCGAGTACGGCCAGTACCTCGTGAACGACGTGTACCTTCCCTTGAACGCGCCCACGACCGGCGAGCGCTTCACCGCCATCCAGACGGACCCGCAGCTGCGGCGCTACGGGGTGGCGAGCGCGGTCGACTGGGTCGGGGTCGCTCCCTTCCACTACGACTACTTCTGGATCCAGACCGACCAGGTTGCGGCCAGGAGCTATCGGGGAGGCGACGCCGACGACGGGACCTACGCCGGGATCTGGAGCATCTCGCTCTACGGCCCGCGCACCGACGTCGGCCCCCTGGTCGGCTTCCGCCCGGCGCTCAGGTATTGA
- the lipA gene encoding lipoyl synthase: protein MDTKRKPDWLKIRPPAGERYLAIKENLRTLNLHTVCEEASCPNVAECWGGGTATMMVMGDTCTRGCRFCHIKTAKEGAPLDPEEPAKVALQVDVMGLDYVVLTSVDRDDLPDGGAAHFAAVIRAIKERTPKVLVEVLIPDFQGDIKALCAVVESGPDVVAHNVETVRRLTPKVRDRRAQYAQSLKVLSDVKRIAPDVVTKTSIMVGLGETDEEVMETLRDLREYDCQIVTFGQYLRPTAKHLEVVEFVTPQKFADFQMWAEELGFLYVASGPLVRSSYRAGELFIKGMIENQKQNPKLSQDASASASNDVSHQPA from the coding sequence ATGGACACCAAGCGCAAGCCCGATTGGCTCAAGATTCGCCCGCCCGCCGGCGAGCGCTACCTCGCCATCAAGGAGAACCTCCGCACCCTCAACCTCCACACCGTCTGCGAGGAGGCCTCGTGCCCCAACGTCGCGGAGTGCTGGGGCGGGGGCACCGCCACCATGATGGTCATGGGCGACACCTGCACCCGCGGCTGCCGCTTCTGCCACATCAAGACCGCCAAGGAGGGCGCCCCCCTCGACCCCGAGGAGCCGGCGAAGGTCGCCCTCCAGGTCGACGTGATGGGGCTCGACTACGTGGTCCTCACCTCGGTCGATCGCGACGACCTGCCGGACGGCGGAGCCGCCCACTTCGCGGCGGTCATCCGCGCCATCAAGGAGCGCACCCCCAAGGTCCTGGTCGAGGTCCTGATTCCCGACTTCCAGGGCGACATCAAGGCCCTGTGCGCGGTGGTCGAGTCGGGCCCCGACGTCGTCGCTCACAACGTGGAGACGGTGCGCCGCCTGACTCCCAAGGTGCGCGATCGCCGCGCCCAGTACGCCCAGAGCCTCAAGGTCCTCTCGGACGTCAAGCGCATCGCGCCCGACGTCGTCACCAAGACCTCGATCATGGTCGGGCTCGGCGAGACCGACGAGGAGGTCATGGAGACCCTGCGCGACCTGCGCGAGTACGATTGCCAGATCGTCACCTTCGGCCAGTACCTGCGGCCGACCGCCAAGCACCTCGAGGTGGTGGAGTTCGTCACCCCCCAGAAGTTCGCCGACTTCCAGATGTGGGCCGAGGAGCTGGGCTTCCTCTACGTGGCGAGCGGTCCCCTGGTCCGCTCCAGCTACCGTGCGGGCGAGCTCTTCATCAAGGGCATGATCGAGAACCAGAAACAGAACCCGAAGCTCTCCCAGGACGCCAGCGCGTCCGCTTCCAACGACGTGAGCCATCAGCCGGCGTGA
- the pdhA gene encoding pyruvate dehydrogenase (acetyl-transferring) E1 component subunit alpha: MSLVEFEVGKNASVPTAPLTVLREDDTADPALMPEVSDEDLRAIYRTMIQTRTLDERMVTLQRQGRIAFYMQSTGEEATTVGSAYALRPGDWIFPCYREQGAYLWRGATVQEMAHQCYGNYLDYTKGRQMPVHYSFRHLNIVSVSSPLMTQVPHAVGTAWAMKLRKDPYVTMTYFGEGSTSEGDFHVAMNFAGVYKTPTVFFLRNNGWAISTPASVQTASENFAMKANAYGFEGVQVDGNDVLAVIVATRRAVDKALRGEGPTLIEALTYRVGAHSTSDDPSGYRTEDHVSPWRDKDPVQRFQRFLAKRGLWSPEWEAELQERFKQEILEAIEVAEKTPGPAPETIFEDVYAEKPRFLQEQEAELMESLQQTKAEGAR, translated from the coding sequence GTGAGTTTAGTCGAGTTTGAGGTCGGTAAGAACGCGTCGGTGCCGACGGCGCCCCTCACCGTCCTTCGCGAGGACGACACCGCCGATCCCGCGCTGATGCCAGAGGTCTCCGACGAGGACCTGCGTGCGATTTACCGCACGATGATCCAGACGCGGACGCTCGACGAGCGGATGGTGACCTTGCAGCGCCAGGGCCGCATCGCCTTCTACATGCAGAGTACGGGTGAAGAGGCCACGACCGTCGGCTCGGCTTACGCCCTGCGCCCGGGGGACTGGATCTTCCCGTGCTACCGCGAGCAGGGGGCTTACCTCTGGCGCGGCGCCACCGTGCAGGAGATGGCCCACCAGTGCTACGGCAACTACCTCGACTACACCAAGGGCCGTCAAATGCCCGTCCACTACTCGTTCCGTCACCTGAACATCGTCTCGGTCTCGAGCCCCCTCATGACGCAGGTGCCCCACGCCGTGGGTACCGCCTGGGCCATGAAGCTCCGCAAGGACCCGTACGTCACCATGACCTACTTCGGTGAGGGTTCGACGTCCGAGGGCGACTTCCACGTCGCCATGAACTTCGCCGGCGTCTACAAGACCCCGACCGTCTTCTTCCTGCGCAACAACGGCTGGGCGATCTCGACGCCCGCCTCGGTGCAGACGGCCAGCGAGAACTTCGCCATGAAGGCGAACGCCTACGGCTTCGAGGGCGTCCAGGTGGATGGCAACGACGTCCTCGCCGTCATCGTCGCGACCCGTCGCGCCGTGGACAAGGCCCTGCGCGGCGAGGGCCCGACGCTCATCGAGGCCCTCACCTACCGCGTCGGCGCCCACTCCACCTCGGACGACCCCTCGGGCTACCGGACCGAGGACCACGTCTCGCCCTGGCGGGACAAGGATCCCGTCCAGCGCTTCCAGCGCTTCCTCGCCAAGCGCGGGCTCTGGAGCCCCGAATGGGAGGCCGAGCTGCAGGAGCGCTTCAAGCAGGAAATCCTGGAAGCGATCGAGGTCGCCGAGAAGACCCCCGGGCCTGCCCCCGAGACCATTTTCGAGGACGTCTACGCCGAAAAGCCCCGGTTCCTCCAGGAGCAGGAGGCTGAACTGATGGAAAGCCTGCAGCAGACGAAGGCGGAGGGAGCCCGATAA
- a CDS encoding alpha-ketoacid dehydrogenase subunit beta, producing the protein MNIIQAVNDALKIQMRQDDRVVVMGEDVGKFGGVFRATVGLQQEFGEDRVVDTPLSEAGIIGTAIGMALYGMRPVPEIQFMDYIFPAIDQIINEMAKFRYRSGGQYTCPVVIRTPYGGGIRGGHYHSQSNEAYFTHTPGLKVVVPSNPYDAKGLLLAAMRQDDPVIFMEPKRMYRAAKGEVPEGDYTVELGKAKVLKEGKDVTVIAYGSMVHTALEAVTKAEAEGIDVELIDLRSLVPLDLDTIIASVEKTGRVVIVQEAPKSTGFAAELIALINEHALLSLEAPVVRVTGWDTPFPYTLDLEYLPSADRVLQGMRKTLNF; encoded by the coding sequence ATGAACATCATCCAAGCCGTCAACGACGCCTTGAAGATCCAGATGCGCCAGGATGACCGGGTGGTCGTCATGGGCGAGGACGTGGGCAAGTTTGGCGGCGTCTTCCGCGCCACCGTCGGCCTGCAACAGGAGTTCGGCGAGGACCGGGTCGTCGACACGCCCCTCTCCGAGGCCGGCATCATCGGCACCGCCATCGGCATGGCCCTCTACGGCATGCGCCCGGTCCCCGAAATCCAGTTCATGGACTACATCTTCCCCGCCATCGACCAGATCATCAACGAGATGGCCAAGTTCCGTTACCGCTCGGGGGGGCAGTACACCTGCCCGGTCGTCATCCGCACCCCCTACGGCGGTGGGATCCGCGGCGGGCACTACCACTCGCAGTCCAACGAGGCCTATTTCACCCACACCCCCGGCCTCAAGGTGGTCGTTCCCTCCAACCCCTATGATGCCAAGGGCCTGCTCCTGGCCGCCATGCGGCAGGACGATCCCGTGATCTTCATGGAGCCCAAGCGCATGTACCGCGCGGCCAAGGGCGAGGTCCCCGAGGGGGACTACACGGTCGAGCTCGGCAAGGCCAAGGTCCTCAAGGAAGGCAAGGACGTCACCGTCATCGCCTACGGCTCCATGGTCCACACGGCCCTCGAGGCCGTGACCAAGGCCGAGGCCGAGGGCATCGACGTCGAGCTGATCGACCTGCGATCGCTCGTGCCCCTTGACCTCGACACCATCATCGCCTCGGTCGAGAAGACCGGCCGCGTGGTCATCGTGCAGGAGGCCCCCAAGTCGACCGGCTTCGCCGCCGAGCTGATCGCGCTGATCAATGAGCATGCGCTTCTCAGCCTCGAGGCCCCCGTCGTCCGCGTCACCGGCTGGGACACCCCCTTCCCCTACACCCTGGACCTGGAGTACCTTCCCAGTGCCGATCGCGTCCTCCAGGGGATGCGCAAGACCCTCAACTTCTAG
- a CDS encoding dihydrolipoamide acetyltransferase family protein, producing MSTVTGNVFDFRLPDIGEGVVEGELVTWLVKPGDEVGADQPMFEVMTDKATVEIPSPRKGKILATFGKEGEIINVGDVVVTIEMAPGQTAPVMHGHDRAPEAPAPAVAGASCSATQLFDTLPTGAPIAEVVTEVPAELPQFEAGRRVLATPATRKLARELGVEIGRVPGSGINGRVVKGDVSAFHQRLSAPVTPAVAPVAAPAPVAAVAAVPAAAPLASFGPEERIPMKGVRKKIAEKMVQSKFTAPHFTYMDEMDATKLIALRAESKPLAEAEGIKLTYLPFIMKAVVAALKQFPTLNASLDDATNELVIKHYYNLGIAVAGENGLIVPVIKDVDKKSILELAKEIAEVAERARIGRNNPDDLKGGTFTLSSIGNVGGLFATPIINHPEVGILAIMKIQDRPVVRDGAIVAAKMMNLALSFDHRVVDGAVGADFTNLVIKLLENPTKLMLAMS from the coding sequence ATGAGCACCGTTACCGGCAACGTTTTCGATTTCCGTCTGCCCGACATCGGCGAAGGGGTCGTCGAGGGCGAGCTCGTCACCTGGCTGGTCAAGCCCGGTGACGAGGTGGGCGCCGACCAGCCCATGTTCGAGGTCATGACCGACAAGGCGACCGTCGAGATCCCCTCGCCCCGCAAGGGCAAGATCCTCGCGACCTTCGGCAAGGAGGGCGAGATCATCAACGTGGGCGACGTGGTCGTCACCATCGAGATGGCCCCCGGCCAGACCGCGCCCGTCATGCACGGCCACGACCGCGCGCCCGAGGCCCCCGCGCCGGCCGTTGCGGGCGCTTCGTGCAGCGCGACCCAGCTCTTCGACACCCTGCCCACCGGCGCCCCCATCGCCGAGGTCGTCACCGAGGTCCCCGCCGAGCTGCCCCAGTTCGAGGCCGGCCGCCGCGTGCTCGCCACCCCGGCGACCCGCAAGCTCGCCCGCGAGCTGGGCGTCGAGATCGGCCGGGTGCCCGGCTCGGGCATCAACGGCCGGGTGGTGAAGGGCGACGTGTCGGCCTTCCACCAGCGCCTGAGCGCGCCGGTCACCCCCGCGGTGGCCCCGGTCGCCGCGCCGGCCCCGGTGGCGGCCGTGGCGGCCGTCCCCGCCGCCGCGCCCCTGGCCTCGTTCGGTCCCGAGGAGCGCATCCCCATGAAGGGCGTGCGCAAGAAGATCGCCGAGAAGATGGTCCAGTCCAAGTTCACGGCGCCCCACTTCACCTACATGGACGAGATGGACGCGACCAAGCTCATCGCGCTGCGCGCCGAGTCCAAGCCCCTGGCCGAGGCCGAGGGGATCAAGCTGACCTACCTGCCCTTCATCATGAAGGCGGTGGTCGCGGCCCTCAAGCAGTTCCCGACCCTCAACGCCAGCCTCGACGATGCGACCAACGAGCTGGTCATCAAGCACTACTACAACCTGGGCATCGCCGTGGCCGGCGAGAACGGGCTCATCGTCCCCGTCATCAAGGACGTGGACAAGAAGAGCATCCTCGAGCTGGCCAAGGAGATCGCCGAGGTCGCCGAGCGCGCCCGCATCGGCCGCAACAACCCGGACGACCTCAAGGGCGGCACCTTCACGCTGTCGAGCATCGGCAACGTGGGCGGCCTGTTCGCCACGCCCATCATCAATCACCCCGAGGTGGGGATCCTCGCCATCATGAAGATCCAGGATCGCCCGGTGGTGCGCGACGGAGCGATCGTCGCCGCCAAGATGATGAACCTGGCCCTGAGCTTCGACCACCGCGTGGTGGACGGTGCGGTGGGCGCGGACTTCACCAACCTGGTCATCAAGCTGCTCGAGAACCCGACCAAGCTGATGCTCGCGATGAGCTAA
- a CDS encoding methyl-accepting chemotaxis protein → MVSSEEARFMRSIKSKLIGSALLFTVLMLIVSLVSLNGLSKTQRETESLYSVNVKGLTSLASIRYKLMAVRYAAALVVSQSGEAAQRTVDKGHDDEAKLLEQITEYRALAEKAGPGQLAGKLEEAIKAYLPAKEITYQLALQGKPEAARQNMVQNAKAKFETTVALLDEGFKTGLANSESSFHTVNGVVGSSSQISLILMVVATLIGVGIALILANQISSGLRAVGEAAEGIARGELNQRLDIRSKDELGSMAASFQTMVSYLGEMASAADEVARGNLAVTVTPRSGQDALGTSLSRMVTNLRDIVSRVRQVADTVGDGSAQIASSSTELSKTVSVQASSAEETSAAMEQMAANIKSVDDSTQLLNNRVTRIKGQSEELAAAVTQTSSSIAELAASIQQVAGNVENANQASGSAAEAANAGDQAVAKTVAGMKAISETMTGIQGTIQMLDQRSGEIGAIIEVIDDIAEQTNLLALNAAIEAARAGEAGRGFAVVADEVRKLAERSAKATREIGDLIKGIQKETAEAVGVTRDGATKVEEGVKLASQTGEALSMIKAASQQVATLLGEISAASGEQARASSQIVTAAEQMASINQQVTGAVSEIDQLARTVTYATSEQRQGSDQVVIAVESLSRSAQEAATATEQVASTADELSHQAQQLQEAIAFFKNESEKTPLPFRIEKPLMLAGRV, encoded by the coding sequence ATGGTTTCCAGCGAGGAGGCTCGATTTATGCGATCCATTAAATCCAAACTCATCGGATCCGCACTCTTATTCACCGTCCTCATGCTCATCGTGAGTCTCGTCTCCCTCAACGGCCTTTCCAAAACCCAGCGAGAGACGGAGTCCCTGTATTCGGTCAACGTCAAGGGGCTCACCTCGCTGGCTTCGATCCGCTACAAGCTGATGGCCGTGCGCTACGCCGCTGCGCTGGTCGTTAGCCAGTCGGGAGAGGCGGCCCAGCGGACCGTCGACAAGGGCCATGACGACGAGGCCAAGCTGCTCGAACAGATCACCGAGTACCGCGCCCTGGCAGAGAAGGCGGGACCAGGCCAGCTGGCAGGAAAGCTCGAGGAGGCCATCAAGGCCTATTTACCGGCCAAGGAGATCACCTACCAACTGGCGTTGCAGGGCAAACCCGAAGCAGCCCGCCAGAACATGGTCCAGAACGCCAAGGCCAAGTTCGAGACCACGGTCGCCCTGCTAGACGAGGGCTTCAAGACCGGTCTCGCCAACTCCGAGTCTTCCTTTCATACGGTCAACGGCGTGGTCGGCTCGTCCAGCCAGATCAGCCTGATCCTTATGGTAGTGGCGACCCTGATCGGCGTCGGGATCGCCCTCATTCTGGCCAACCAGATTTCCTCCGGGCTTCGGGCCGTAGGGGAGGCGGCCGAGGGGATCGCGCGCGGCGAGCTGAACCAGCGACTGGACATTCGGAGCAAGGACGAGCTGGGCTCAATGGCAGCCAGTTTCCAGACCATGGTCTCCTATCTAGGTGAGATGGCGTCGGCTGCCGACGAGGTCGCTCGAGGCAACCTGGCGGTGACGGTGACGCCGCGTAGCGGCCAGGACGCCTTGGGCACCTCGCTCTCCCGGATGGTGACAAACCTGCGCGACATCGTCAGTCGGGTGCGCCAGGTCGCCGACACCGTCGGCGACGGCTCGGCACAGATCGCCTCGTCGAGCACCGAGCTCTCGAAGACCGTCTCGGTCCAGGCCTCGAGCGCCGAGGAGACCTCGGCCGCCATGGAGCAGATGGCCGCCAACATCAAGTCGGTGGACGACAGCACCCAGCTCCTCAACAACAGGGTCACCCGGATCAAGGGCCAGAGCGAGGAGCTTGCCGCCGCCGTCACCCAGACCTCAAGCTCGATAGCCGAGCTCGCCGCGAGCATCCAGCAGGTCGCGGGCAACGTCGAGAACGCAAACCAGGCCTCCGGCTCGGCCGCCGAGGCCGCCAACGCCGGCGACCAGGCGGTCGCCAAGACCGTGGCCGGCATGAAGGCCATCTCCGAGACCATGACAGGCATCCAGGGCACCATCCAGATGCTCGACCAGCGCTCGGGCGAGATCGGGGCGATCATCGAGGTGATCGACGACATCGCCGAGCAGACCAACCTCCTGGCGCTCAACGCCGCCATCGAGGCGGCCCGCGCCGGCGAGGCCGGCCGCGGCTTCGCGGTGGTCGCCGACGAGGTGCGCAAGCTCGCCGAGCGATCCGCCAAGGCCACCCGCGAGATCGGCGACCTCATCAAGGGCATTCAGAAGGAGACCGCCGAGGCCGTCGGCGTCACGCGCGACGGCGCAACCAAGGTCGAAGAGGGCGTCAAGCTCGCCTCGCAGACCGGCGAGGCCCTTTCCATGATCAAGGCGGCCTCCCAGCAGGTGGCGACCCTCCTCGGCGAGATCAGTGCCGCCTCTGGCGAGCAGGCGCGCGCAAGCTCCCAGATCGTGACGGCCGCCGAGCAGATGGCCTCTATCAACCAGCAGGTCACCGGCGCGGTCAGCGAGATCGACCAGCTCGCCAGGACCGTGACCTACGCGACCTCCGAGCAACGCCAGGGCTCCGACCAGGTGGTCATCGCCGTGGAGAGCCTGAGCCGCAGCGCTCAGGAGGCCGCCACGGCCACCGAGCAGGTCGCCAGCACCGCCGACGAACTCAGCCATCAGGCTCAGCAGCTCCAGGAGGCGATCGCCTTCTTCAAGAACGAGAGCGAAAAGACTCCGCTCCCGTTCAGGATCGAAAAGCCGTTGATGCTGGCAGGGAGGGTGTAG
- a CDS encoding phosphatidylserine/phosphatidylglycerophosphate/cardiolipin synthase family protein produces the protein MNSLLAPSKPRSTTLRPVQGGNAVRNAFTDADSLQGLLTDIKGAKRKIQFETFLLNGADGQAVVDALITQHQAGVKVQVLMDEGASALDKNRLYKQLKSAGIDARFLPKIEGVPYSVDHTKLSVIDDRIVWAGGANFDKENNRDMMSRIEGPAVADFQDTFDEGWKRAGGTKLSVARDASVKGDVWVGVSQNSAGENSARTQVLGELKLMGKGDAVDVWMMDLADPAVVDALLEAKARGAAVRVLLDQSVPFTSGGFADPAIKAIAGGIPDLGAIPRLQEAGIDVRRYVRPEGVTKLHSKVWIFTEQAGKQDETRRVIGGSVNAIKGAYDFNHELGFLMYGGGVGADVKAAFEQDLARHSEPVPPLSTWEGIKAKAVGFFTRHLI, from the coding sequence ATGAACAGCCTGCTTGCCCCCTCGAAACCCCGATCGACGACGCTTCGGCCGGTGCAGGGTGGCAATGCGGTTCGCAACGCCTTCACCGACGCGGACTCCCTTCAGGGCCTGTTGACGGACATCAAGGGCGCCAAGCGCAAGATCCAGTTCGAGACCTTCCTGCTCAACGGCGCCGATGGCCAAGCCGTCGTGGACGCCCTGATCACGCAGCACCAGGCGGGCGTGAAGGTGCAGGTGCTGATGGACGAGGGCGCCTCGGCCCTGGACAAGAATCGCCTCTACAAGCAGCTCAAGAGCGCCGGCATCGACGCGCGCTTCCTCCCCAAGATCGAGGGGGTGCCCTACTCGGTGGACCACACCAAGCTCTCGGTCATCGACGATCGCATCGTCTGGGCGGGCGGCGCCAACTTCGACAAAGAGAACAACCGGGACATGATGAGCCGCATCGAGGGCCCCGCCGTCGCTGATTTCCAGGACACCTTCGACGAGGGCTGGAAGCGTGCGGGCGGCACGAAGCTGAGCGTGGCGCGCGACGCCTCCGTCAAGGGGGACGTCTGGGTCGGCGTCTCGCAGAACAGCGCCGGCGAGAACAGCGCCCGCACCCAGGTGCTCGGGGAGCTGAAGCTCATGGGCAAGGGCGACGCGGTGGACGTCTGGATGATGGACCTTGCGGATCCGGCGGTGGTCGATGCCCTCCTCGAGGCCAAGGCCCGCGGCGCCGCGGTCCGGGTGCTGCTCGACCAGTCGGTGCCCTTCACCTCGGGAGGTTTCGCCGATCCTGCCATCAAGGCGATCGCGGGCGGCATCCCCGACCTCGGGGCCATCCCTCGCCTCCAGGAGGCCGGGATCGACGTCCGGCGCTACGTCCGCCCGGAAGGCGTGACCAAGCTTCACTCCAAGGTCTGGATCTTCACCGAGCAAGCCGGCAAGCAAGACGAGACCAGGCGGGTGATCGGCGGCTCGGTCAACGCCATCAAGGGGGCCTACGACTTCAACCACGAGCTGGGCTTCCTCATGTACGGCGGCGGGGTCGGAGCCGACGTCAAGGCGGCCTTCGAGCAGGACCTCGCCAGGCACTCCGAGCCCGTACCCCCCCTCTCGACCTGGGAGGGGATCAAGGCCAAGGCGGTCGGCTTCTTCACCAGGCACCTGATCTGA